One Pectobacterium polaris DNA window includes the following coding sequences:
- a CDS encoding DUF1365 domain-containing protein produces the protein MNSALYVGKVRHRRFTPVTHRFDYALFMALIDLDEIPALPHVGIALERFSPASFCRGDYLGGGDIKTKAQDRIEELTGERLTGKVLLLCQLRYLGCYFNPVNFYYLYDEHNELRWLLAEVRNTPWNERHTYAVVPDGSTPISKAFHVSPFNPMDMVYHWRLTPPDARLRIHIENHRQGREFDATLVLHRQPLTRAALRAQLWSLPLMTMKTACTIYWQALKLWIKRSPVYPHPQSGKKDNS, from the coding sequence ATGAATAGCGCCTTGTATGTTGGCAAGGTTCGTCATCGACGTTTCACGCCCGTCACGCATCGTTTCGACTATGCGTTATTCATGGCGTTAATCGATTTAGATGAGATTCCCGCCTTGCCGCATGTCGGCATTGCGCTGGAGCGCTTTTCCCCTGCGTCATTTTGTCGTGGCGATTATCTCGGCGGTGGCGATATCAAAACCAAAGCACAGGATCGAATTGAGGAACTAACTGGGGAACGCCTCACGGGGAAAGTGCTACTGCTGTGTCAGCTACGCTATCTGGGCTGCTATTTTAACCCGGTCAATTTCTATTATTTGTACGATGAGCATAACGAACTACGCTGGTTATTGGCGGAAGTGCGTAATACCCCCTGGAACGAACGTCATACTTATGCCGTCGTCCCCGATGGTTCTACGCCGATTTCCAAAGCGTTTCATGTGTCGCCTTTTAACCCGATGGACATGGTGTATCACTGGCGGCTCACGCCACCCGACGCGCGTCTGCGGATCCACATCGAGAACCACAGGCAAGGACGCGAGTTTGACGCGACGCTGGTGCTGCATCGTCAGCCGCTCACTCGTGCCGCCCTGCGCGCTCAGCTTTGGTCTCTGCCGTTAATGACGATGAAAACCGCCTGCACCATATATTGGCAGGCTTTGAAACTGTGGATTAAACGCTCGCCCGTTTATCCTCATCCGCAGTCTGGAAAGAAGGACAACTCATGA
- a CDS encoding SDR family NAD(P)-dependent oxidoreductase — MNRVLITGASSGIGQQLALDYARDGWDVLACGRDEQRLNALTAAFPTIRTIAFDMTNLADTQQTLDGVTVDLVILSAGTCEYLDNGVVEAEKVSRVLTTNVIGPVNCLSVLLPQLANGSHLALVGSTASLVALPRAEAYGASKAALAYFARSLSLDLQARNITVSLILPGFVDTPLTARNDFPMPMLISVSQASEAIRRGLAKKKREIAFPLRFALLLKAISILPQSWQRLLASRLVR; from the coding sequence ATGAACCGCGTGTTGATTACCGGGGCGAGTTCTGGGATCGGCCAGCAGTTAGCGCTGGATTATGCCAGAGACGGCTGGGACGTCCTCGCCTGCGGGCGCGATGAACAACGACTTAATGCATTAACTGCCGCCTTCCCAACCATTCGCACGATAGCCTTTGATATGACGAACCTGGCAGATACGCAGCAGACGTTGGACGGCGTCACGGTCGATCTGGTGATTCTCAGTGCGGGAACCTGTGAGTATCTGGATAACGGCGTCGTTGAAGCGGAAAAAGTCAGTCGGGTGCTGACAACCAACGTGATCGGCCCGGTGAATTGCCTGTCGGTGTTATTGCCACAGCTTGCCAACGGAAGCCATCTGGCGCTGGTGGGTTCAACTGCCAGCCTCGTTGCGCTGCCGAGAGCGGAAGCCTATGGCGCGTCAAAGGCCGCGCTGGCCTACTTCGCCCGCAGCCTGTCACTGGATTTGCAGGCTCGCAATATCACCGTGTCGCTGATCCTGCCCGGTTTTGTCGATACTCCATTGACCGCACGTAATGACTTCCCGATGCCGATGCTGATTTCCGTGTCACAAGCCTCAGAAGCTATTCGCCGTGGTCTGGCAAAGAAAAAACGTGAGATCGCTTTCCCTCTGCGCTTTGCGCTGTTGCTCAAAGCGATTTCTATCCTCCCACAGTCATGGCAACGTCTGCTCGCCAGCCGGTTAGTAAGGTAA
- a CDS encoding Gfo/Idh/MocA family oxidoreductase — MKKKYAVVGTGGRAGLYLESIARDYQDQGQFVAFCDTNQTRMNYANQIVHKYGHDNVPTYLAEQFEQMIAETKPDVVIVTSLDRTHHHYIIRAMELGCDVISEKPMTIDEEKCQAIIDAIDRTGRKLRVTFNYRYAPHHSKVRELIAVGVIGEVYSVHFEWLLNTEHGADYFRRWHRDKRNSGGLLVHKSTHHFDLVNFWLNSEPETVYAQGDLRFYGKANAEARGVTEFYSRSHNSAAAENDPFALHMNKSEQLTALYLDAEHEDGYYRDKSVFDDGINIEDVLGVMVRYKSKAIMTYSLNAYLPWEGLNVVFNGSKGRLEMKLVEKSYVNGGGQKEDEGALNECEIKIYPMFDEPYVVPVEFKAGGHGGGDQVMLNDLFGTPEPDPLHRAADYRDGAMSILTGIAANRSLRTELPVKISELAVNLKRGN; from the coding sequence ATGAAAAAAAAATATGCCGTAGTGGGAACGGGAGGCCGCGCGGGCCTTTATCTGGAATCGATCGCCAGGGATTATCAGGATCAGGGACAGTTTGTTGCTTTTTGCGATACCAACCAGACGCGAATGAATTACGCCAATCAGATTGTCCATAAATATGGACACGATAATGTGCCGACGTACCTCGCCGAACAGTTTGAGCAGATGATCGCGGAAACCAAGCCAGATGTGGTTATTGTGACGTCTCTGGATCGGACGCATCATCACTATATTATCCGGGCAATGGAATTAGGCTGTGATGTCATCAGTGAAAAACCGATGACGATTGATGAAGAAAAATGTCAGGCAATTATCGATGCGATTGACCGTACTGGCCGTAAATTACGCGTGACCTTTAATTACCGCTATGCCCCGCATCACAGCAAAGTCCGTGAATTAATTGCTGTTGGCGTGATTGGCGAAGTCTATTCCGTTCACTTTGAGTGGCTGCTGAATACCGAACACGGTGCGGATTATTTCCGTCGCTGGCACCGTGACAAACGCAATAGCGGCGGGCTGTTGGTACACAAATCCACGCACCATTTTGATCTGGTGAATTTCTGGCTGAATAGCGAACCGGAAACGGTCTATGCGCAGGGCGATTTACGTTTTTACGGTAAAGCGAATGCTGAAGCGCGCGGTGTCACAGAATTTTATTCCCGGTCACATAATAGCGCGGCGGCAGAAAACGATCCGTTTGCGCTGCATATGAATAAAAGCGAACAGCTGACCGCCTTATATTTGGACGCCGAACATGAAGATGGCTATTACCGCGATAAAAGCGTGTTCGATGACGGTATTAATATTGAAGATGTGTTAGGTGTGATGGTGCGCTATAAGAGCAAAGCCATCATGACGTACTCATTAAACGCCTATTTACCCTGGGAAGGGCTGAACGTGGTGTTTAATGGCAGCAAGGGCCGGTTAGAAATGAAACTGGTAGAAAAATCTTATGTAAACGGAGGCGGACAAAAAGAGGATGAAGGTGCGCTGAATGAATGTGAAATAAAGATCTATCCGATGTTTGACGAGCCTTATGTCGTACCGGTTGAATTTAAAGCGGGCGGACACGGCGGCGGCGATCAGGTCATGTTAAACGATCTGTTTGGTACACCGGAACCTGATCCATTACATCGCGCAGCAGATTATCGTGATGGGGCAATGTCTATTTTAACTGGCATCGCTGCCAATCGATCATTACGCACCGAACTGCCAGTGAAAATAAGCGAACTGGCCGTTAACCTGAAAAGAGGGAATTAA
- a CDS encoding nuclear transport factor 2 family protein — protein MTIEKAREEDGISVENGEYEPILLKIRAFYRELTAERLTELGGIYHQDIHFIDPVSSHHGLSALHRYFSHSLDNLSYCQFEIADVHTFRGGATMFWTMHYAHPSLKSNAPLTLAGCSHLLFADNKVIYHRDYYDMGAMLYQHVPLLGSLISHLKSRLQT, from the coding sequence ATGACGATAGAAAAAGCGCGCGAGGAAGACGGCATCTCGGTAGAAAATGGCGAGTATGAACCTATTCTGCTGAAAATAAGGGCATTTTATCGAGAGCTGACAGCCGAGAGATTAACGGAGTTGGGTGGTATCTATCATCAGGATATCCACTTTATCGACCCTGTTTCCAGCCATCATGGGTTGAGTGCTTTGCATCGCTACTTTTCTCATTCACTCGACAATCTGAGCTACTGTCAGTTCGAGATCGCTGATGTCCATACCTTCCGCGGCGGTGCGACGATGTTCTGGACGATGCACTATGCGCATCCGTCGTTAAAGAGTAACGCACCGCTGACGTTAGCAGGCTGTAGCCACCTGCTCTTCGCCGACAACAAAGTTATCTATCACCGTGATTATTACGACATGGGCGCGATGCTTTATCAGCATGTTCCCCTGCTTGGCTCGCTCATCAGCCACCTGAAGTCGAGACTTCAGACATGA
- the ogt gene encoding methylated-DNA--[protein]-cysteine S-methyltransferase: protein MQTFFQDTMATPLGELLIIADENNHLRAVEWREYEDDLFRMLNRSYRNDPFSLQPRHNPGGLTESLQRYFEGELAIIDTLPVASVGTEFQQQVWQELRRIPCGEITTYGELATLLGRTGAARAVGMANGSNPVSIVVPCHRVIGTGGALTGYAGGIHRKQWLLTHEGYLPKPLFASTE from the coding sequence ATGCAGACTTTTTTTCAGGACACGATGGCAACTCCGCTTGGGGAGTTATTGATTATTGCGGATGAAAATAATCATTTGCGTGCCGTCGAGTGGCGCGAGTATGAAGACGATTTATTTCGCATGCTCAATCGCAGTTATCGAAATGATCCCTTTTCGTTACAGCCGCGTCATAATCCCGGTGGACTGACGGAGAGCCTGCAACGCTATTTTGAGGGTGAATTAGCGATTATTGATACGCTTCCCGTTGCTTCTGTCGGGACCGAATTTCAGCAGCAGGTCTGGCAGGAATTACGTCGAATCCCTTGTGGAGAAATTACCACGTACGGCGAGCTCGCGACGCTACTGGGACGCACCGGCGCAGCGCGTGCGGTCGGCATGGCAAACGGCTCCAACCCTGTCAGCATCGTGGTTCCGTGCCATCGTGTTATCGGTACGGGTGGTGCGCTGACGGGCTATGCGGGTGGCATTCACCGTAAGCAGTGGCTGCTCACTCACGAAGGCTATTTACCTAAACCGCTATTTGCTTCAACAGAATAG
- a CDS encoding SAM-dependent methyltransferase: protein MSSTETQLVRHPSNTARYTRAKKVVFLLLSRIEGGGLRLREPEGNETLFGDRHAALQGDITIHNPRVYRRVLLGGSIAAGESYIDGDWSSTNLTLVLQLLAQNQALVDTLETRFGWLTGPFHRFIHWCRRNRPQQAQKNIAAHYDLGNHFYRSFLDSEMLYSSAWYQQPEMTLEDAQRAKLRRLCEQLALCETDHLLEIGTGWGGLAELAAREYGCHVTTTTLSQQQYDYAVERIQQAGLSHKVTVLLQDYRSLTGQYDKLVSVEMIEAVGKAYLPTFFKRCQQLLRPQGRMVLQAITIADQRYSHYSRNVDFIQRYIFPGGFLPSITAMTTTMTRHTDFITRDLFDIGQDYARTLSEWRQRFYQQWHMLSAQGFDEPFQRLWVFYLCYCEAGFRARTISTVQLTAERP from the coding sequence ATGAGTTCAACGGAAACACAGTTGGTGCGTCACCCGAGCAATACCGCTCGCTATACTCGGGCCAAAAAAGTGGTCTTTCTTCTGCTTAGTCGGATAGAAGGCGGAGGGTTGCGCCTTCGCGAACCAGAAGGCAACGAAACGTTATTCGGCGATCGGCACGCGGCACTGCAAGGCGATATCACGATACATAACCCCCGTGTTTATCGCCGCGTCTTGCTAGGTGGAAGTATCGCTGCGGGTGAAAGCTATATCGATGGCGACTGGAGCTCAACCAACCTCACGCTCGTTCTCCAGCTTTTGGCGCAGAATCAGGCGCTAGTCGATACGCTTGAAACGCGCTTTGGCTGGCTGACGGGGCCATTTCATCGTTTCATCCACTGGTGCCGCCGTAATCGTCCGCAGCAGGCGCAGAAAAATATTGCCGCCCATTACGATCTGGGCAACCATTTTTACCGCAGCTTTCTCGATAGCGAGATGCTCTACTCCAGCGCCTGGTATCAGCAACCCGAGATGACGCTGGAAGACGCACAGCGCGCCAAGCTGCGTCGCCTCTGCGAACAGTTGGCACTCTGTGAAACGGATCATTTACTGGAAATTGGCACCGGCTGGGGAGGATTAGCCGAGCTGGCCGCACGTGAATATGGCTGTCATGTCACCACGACTACACTGTCGCAACAGCAGTATGACTACGCGGTTGAGCGCATTCAGCAAGCCGGTCTGAGCCATAAAGTGACGGTGCTGTTACAGGATTACCGCTCGTTGACCGGTCAGTATGACAAGTTGGTGTCGGTCGAAATGATCGAAGCGGTCGGAAAAGCGTATTTGCCCACCTTCTTCAAGCGCTGCCAGCAACTGCTGCGTCCACAAGGTCGCATGGTGCTTCAGGCAATCACGATTGCTGACCAGCGCTACAGCCACTACAGCCGCAATGTCGATTTTATCCAACGCTATATTTTCCCCGGCGGTTTTCTGCCCTCGATTACCGCGATGACCACCACCATGACGCGGCATACCGATTTTATCACCCGCGACCTGTTCGATATCGGTCAGGACTATGCCCGTACCCTCAGCGAATGGCGGCAGCGCTTTTATCAGCAGTGGCATATGTTGAGTGCTCAGGGCTTTGATGAACCGTTCCAACGTCTGTGGGTGTTTTACCTGTGCTATTGCGAAGCGGGCTTTCGCGCACGCACCATCAGCACGGTACAGCTCACCGCAGAAAGGCCATGA
- a CDS encoding NAD(P)/FAD-dependent oxidoreductase — translation MKIAIIGSGISGLTCALRLSDRFQVSVFEANDYLGGHTATVDVVQDGTTYPIDTGFIVYNERTYPHFIALLDELGLTGQPTEMSFSVSNPVSGLEYNGHTLNTLFAQRGNLLRPSFYRFVAEIVRFNRVCKRYLASGDYQGLTLSHLLQQEKFSPFFAQHYLLPMGAAIWSSSLEDMRHFPLSLFLTFFNHHGLLDLVNRPQWMVVPGGSREYVRRLAERIRDRATIHLQTPVSQVIRDDAGVTVCTADQTYRFDQVIFACHSDQALALLATSTPDELRILGGMHYQPNHVILHTDTRLLPHSRRAWASWNYRLPVDQAFSRARASVTYNMNILQGIRSSTTFCVSLNPQQDIDPNTILHHAIYHHPVFTQQTTEYQQQRERINGHNRSWFCGAYWYNGFHEDGVKSALDVVNLLHQSVQDE, via the coding sequence ATGAAGATTGCCATTATTGGTAGCGGTATTTCTGGCTTAACCTGCGCACTCAGATTATCCGATCGCTTTCAGGTGTCGGTGTTTGAGGCGAACGATTATCTGGGTGGCCACACGGCAACGGTCGATGTGGTTCAGGATGGCACGACCTACCCCATCGATACGGGATTTATTGTCTACAACGAGCGGACCTATCCCCATTTTATTGCGCTACTGGATGAGTTGGGATTAACCGGACAGCCCACTGAAATGAGCTTCTCGGTCAGTAATCCGGTTTCGGGCCTGGAATATAACGGCCATACGTTAAACACGCTGTTCGCCCAGCGCGGCAACCTGCTCCGCCCCAGTTTCTATCGTTTCGTTGCGGAGATTGTGCGCTTTAACCGCGTCTGCAAGCGGTATCTTGCCAGCGGTGATTATCAAGGTCTGACGCTAAGCCATTTGTTGCAGCAGGAAAAATTTTCGCCGTTCTTTGCCCAGCACTATCTTTTGCCGATGGGCGCGGCTATCTGGTCGTCGTCGCTTGAGGATATGCGGCATTTTCCTCTGTCGCTTTTCCTGACCTTCTTCAACCATCACGGGTTACTGGATTTGGTCAATCGTCCACAGTGGATGGTCGTGCCCGGTGGTTCACGGGAGTATGTGCGGCGACTCGCAGAACGTATCCGCGATCGAGCGACGATCCACCTCCAGACGCCCGTCAGTCAGGTCATACGCGATGACGCGGGTGTTACGGTATGTACCGCCGATCAGACATATCGGTTCGATCAGGTGATTTTCGCCTGCCATTCCGATCAGGCGTTGGCGCTGCTGGCAACGAGTACGCCCGATGAGCTGCGAATCCTCGGCGGCATGCACTATCAGCCGAACCACGTGATCCTGCATACCGATACCCGGCTTCTGCCTCATAGTCGGCGAGCGTGGGCAAGCTGGAATTACCGTTTGCCGGTCGATCAGGCGTTTAGCCGCGCGCGTGCCTCTGTGACCTATAACATGAACATCCTGCAAGGTATTCGTTCATCCACCACCTTTTGTGTCTCGCTGAACCCTCAGCAGGATATCGACCCGAATACAATACTGCACCACGCGATTTATCATCACCCGGTATTTACTCAACAGACGACAGAGTACCAGCAGCAGCGTGAACGTATTAATGGGCACAACCGCAGCTGGTTTTGTGGTGCCTATTGGTACAACGGTTTTCATGAAGATGGCGTCAAAAGCGCGCTGGATGTCGTCAACCTCCTCCATCAGAGTGTGCAAGATGAATAG
- a CDS encoding ABC transporter substrate-binding protein, whose translation MAKTRNKLSHLLLLCAALPVGAAFSHSADAAEIRISWWGGNQRHEATLAAINAFQKANPTITVKAEYAGWDGYLSRLSTQMAGGQEPDVMRIDWNWLPQFSRNGDGFYDLNKQKDILGLGDFSPNALKTADVKGKLQGLPISMTSRSMIYNKTTWDKAGVAYPQTWDELFAAGPVFKQKLGDNYYPLGVAQGSSDVLDILTLGRSYMAQKYGIDMIDEKKQSIAYSRDQVRELFGFYKKLVDSHVIPDQRYFSSFGRTNVYEIRPWINGELAGMYLWDSAIYTYSSNMPKDAVLETGPFLTMPNAKDSGLTTKPSSLFAISKNSKHPKEAAMLMSFMLSNPEGVKALGLQNGMPANPKAQKLLEDIGVINPGNLLANAYRAAAEQPASKVPVSPFMENQELVQLWTSSLQKLDYGNGEVNKVADDFLNGANRILKRAIR comes from the coding sequence ATGGCGAAAACACGGAACAAATTATCTCACCTACTCCTGCTCTGTGCTGCGCTTCCCGTGGGCGCGGCATTTTCTCACTCTGCTGACGCCGCCGAGATCCGTATCTCCTGGTGGGGTGGCAATCAGCGGCATGAGGCGACGCTCGCTGCTATTAATGCGTTCCAAAAAGCCAATCCGACGATTACCGTCAAAGCCGAATATGCTGGCTGGGACGGCTATCTCTCCCGCTTATCAACCCAGATGGCGGGTGGACAAGAACCTGATGTCATGCGTATTGACTGGAACTGGCTGCCGCAATTTTCACGCAATGGCGACGGCTTTTATGATTTGAATAAGCAAAAAGATATTTTGGGGTTGGGAGATTTTTCGCCTAACGCCCTGAAAACGGCGGACGTAAAAGGGAAACTACAAGGTCTCCCGATTTCGATGACATCCCGCAGCATGATTTACAACAAAACCACCTGGGATAAAGCAGGCGTCGCCTATCCGCAAACCTGGGATGAGCTGTTTGCCGCCGGTCCGGTGTTTAAACAAAAACTGGGCGACAATTATTACCCGCTTGGCGTTGCTCAAGGTTCAAGCGATGTGCTGGATATTCTGACGCTCGGCCGTAGTTACATGGCACAGAAATACGGCATTGATATGATCGATGAGAAAAAGCAGAGCATTGCCTATAGCCGCGATCAGGTACGGGAACTCTTCGGCTTTTATAAAAAGCTGGTTGATTCCCATGTGATACCCGATCAGCGCTATTTCTCCTCGTTCGGTCGCACCAACGTCTATGAAATTCGCCCCTGGATTAACGGTGAATTAGCCGGGATGTATTTATGGGATTCAGCCATCTATACCTATTCCAGCAATATGCCGAAGGATGCGGTGCTGGAAACCGGGCCGTTCCTCACCATGCCCAATGCCAAAGATTCGGGGCTGACCACCAAACCGTCTTCGCTGTTCGCCATCAGCAAGAACAGTAAGCATCCTAAAGAGGCAGCAATGCTGATGAGTTTCATGCTGAGTAACCCGGAAGGTGTGAAGGCATTAGGATTGCAAAACGGGATGCCTGCTAACCCGAAAGCGCAAAAACTGCTGGAAGATATCGGCGTGATCAACCCCGGTAATCTGTTAGCGAATGCCTATCGGGCGGCAGCGGAGCAACCTGCGTCTAAGGTGCCCGTTTCACCGTTTATGGAAAATCAGGAGCTGGTTCAACTGTGGACAAGCAGTCTACAAAAACTGGATTACGGTAACGGAGAAGTGAATAAGGTTGCTGATGATTTCCTGAACGGCGCTAACCGTATATTAAAACGTGCTATCCGCTAA
- the sodC gene encoding superoxide dismutase family protein: MKLKALILTGVFFSCSTFAADTTVTLNEALPTGAGNSIGEISITETPYGLLFTPNLKGLEAGIHGFHVHENASCEPAEQDGKSVPALAAGGHLDPKKTGKHLGPYNDQGHLGDLPGLVVNADGTSTYPILAPRIKSLSEVKNHALMVHAGGDNYADMPAKLGGGGARMACGVIK; encoded by the coding sequence ATGAAACTGAAGGCACTTATCCTGACAGGCGTGTTCTTTTCCTGTTCCACCTTCGCGGCAGATACCACGGTGACGCTGAATGAAGCGCTTCCAACGGGAGCGGGAAACAGCATCGGGGAGATATCCATTACGGAAACGCCGTACGGCCTGCTCTTCACTCCGAATCTGAAGGGATTGGAAGCGGGGATTCACGGGTTCCATGTGCATGAAAATGCCAGTTGTGAGCCTGCCGAGCAAGACGGTAAGTCGGTTCCCGCTCTGGCAGCAGGCGGCCACCTCGATCCGAAAAAAACCGGTAAACACCTTGGGCCTTATAACGATCAGGGGCATTTGGGCGACCTCCCCGGTCTGGTCGTGAATGCCGATGGCACATCAACCTATCCGATTCTGGCTCCTCGGATAAAATCGCTGTCTGAAGTAAAAAATCATGCGTTGATGGTTCACGCCGGCGGAGATAACTACGCTGACATGCCAGCAAAACTGGGCGGTGGCGGCGCCAGAATGGCGTGTGGTGTGATCAAGTAA